In one window of Pseudobdellovibrionaceae bacterium DNA:
- a CDS encoding DUF547 domain-containing protein, with the protein MRQIRSTVLFFALLLALGFLYVLVPELQSPAVAEAASPTFDHSHKALTSILHQHVVMTETSSSVMYKRLKLKKSELEQYLKTLGAVTPGEYEKWTKNEQMAFLINAYNGFTLKLIVDHYPVKSIKDIGSWFSKPWKKNFFELLGEKRNLDWIEHTTLREKFKEPRIHFAVNCASIGCPRLLNEAFVATELDEQLDRQATAFLRDTSRNAAHDNDKTLQLSKIFDWFEGDFTRGGRTVAQFVAPYMTDDKTRQGQLAQFSVKFLSYDWSLNDVQ; encoded by the coding sequence ATGAGACAAATCCGATCAACCGTATTATTTTTTGCGCTACTACTGGCCTTGGGATTTCTCTATGTACTGGTGCCTGAGTTACAAAGCCCCGCTGTGGCAGAGGCCGCATCCCCGACATTTGATCACTCCCATAAAGCGTTGACCTCAATATTGCATCAACATGTGGTGATGACAGAGACCTCAAGCTCAGTGATGTACAAACGCCTTAAACTTAAAAAATCAGAACTTGAGCAATACTTAAAAACTCTCGGTGCCGTCACCCCTGGTGAGTATGAAAAGTGGACTAAAAATGAACAAATGGCTTTTTTGATCAACGCCTACAATGGATTTACACTTAAATTGATTGTCGATCACTACCCGGTAAAATCCATAAAAGATATTGGCAGTTGGTTTTCAAAACCTTGGAAAAAAAACTTCTTTGAACTCTTAGGAGAAAAGCGAAATCTCGATTGGATCGAGCACACCACATTGCGTGAAAAGTTCAAAGAACCGCGCATACATTTTGCCGTAAATTGTGCCTCCATAGGCTGCCCACGGCTTCTTAACGAAGCCTTTGTGGCCACTGAGCTTGATGAGCAATTGGATCGCCAGGCCACGGCCTTTTTACGGGACACTTCAAGAAATGCAGCTCACGACAATGATAAAACTCTTCAGCTTTCAAAAATATTCGATTGGTTTGAAGGGGATTTTACCCGTGGCGGCCGCACGGTGGCGCAATTTGTGGCTCCATACATGACCGACGATAAAACCCGACAGGGCCAATTGGCTCAGTTCAGCGTGAAGTTTCTCAGCTACGATTGGAGCCTGAACGACGTCCAATAG
- a CDS encoding trypsin-like serine protease, with translation MFVRALGFSQDLTTLKQPHFYLGLASFLQKRAIELLDTGKDMRAFFSIFSMSLAIFSVGCGFKTGSKGNIESPEIEQVANKYDIICGPECNSSTAATFIYHRTSAVEDYYYRRSSIEYGVCTSWIAGEINGKTLMATNRHCVENIIEKASGCTDKVFFRFFKGNLSAKCERIVEHSAINTESDTDNIKLIKDIALIQLDRKIDLPAIKIVQQDIGNRTPVIIDSVDYNDVYKTATFKRTQCEVVGNSVLNRYSFSKKGPIIMTHGCDVISGNSGSVVKNLNHEAIGIVFGGKSGEDQDQQYQPSNSYDTPWTFYGTPYYESSSYDSQDENDFFRNVNMDSPGYFTNFACLDSKALGLTAHNDCAQEIDESFLDSLQSAIIYSTNEMILTTSKAFLEAAEIWSDENSGYFNWTTLGDDPEPGVSTLSLTPQCYNRVLPEKITYAIPFWTLSNLRSDTKARLDMDVSKSEAKKTFSMQISFEGNQKVIRVFEHKEQKSKRMSSFDGRGYPYSIGGPSLANLGIYSNNGPHKVELNLPPCESFADTSPF, from the coding sequence ATGTTCGTCCGAGCCCTCGGATTTTCCCAGGATCTGACCACCCTCAAACAGCCCCATTTTTACCTGGGGCTGGCATCATTTCTGCAAAAAAGGGCCATTGAACTTCTAGACACAGGGAAAGACATGCGCGCGTTTTTTTCAATATTTTCAATGAGTTTGGCCATTTTTAGTGTGGGTTGTGGATTCAAAACCGGCTCTAAAGGCAACATCGAGTCGCCCGAAATCGAGCAAGTGGCGAATAAATATGACATTATTTGCGGACCAGAGTGCAATAGTTCAACAGCGGCCACTTTTATATATCACCGAACCTCAGCCGTTGAGGATTATTACTATAGACGATCAAGCATTGAATATGGAGTTTGCACCTCCTGGATCGCCGGCGAAATCAATGGCAAAACACTAATGGCTACCAACAGACATTGCGTGGAAAATATCATCGAAAAAGCCAGTGGCTGTACCGACAAAGTGTTTTTTCGCTTCTTTAAAGGCAATCTCTCTGCCAAATGCGAACGGATTGTTGAGCACTCAGCCATTAACACCGAATCAGATACTGACAACATTAAGCTGATCAAAGATATCGCCCTCATTCAACTGGATCGAAAAATAGATTTGCCTGCAATTAAAATTGTTCAGCAGGACATTGGCAACAGGACCCCTGTCATTATTGACTCAGTGGACTACAACGACGTCTATAAGACCGCCACCTTCAAGCGCACCCAATGTGAGGTGGTCGGAAACTCCGTGCTCAACAGATACTCTTTTTCCAAAAAAGGGCCGATCATAATGACCCACGGCTGTGATGTCATCAGCGGAAATTCAGGCTCTGTGGTCAAGAACTTGAATCACGAGGCCATAGGCATAGTCTTTGGTGGAAAGAGCGGTGAAGACCAAGATCAACAGTACCAGCCATCTAACTCCTACGACACCCCTTGGACTTTCTATGGAACACCTTATTATGAAAGCTCATCATACGACAGCCAAGACGAAAACGATTTCTTCAGAAACGTGAACATGGACTCACCGGGATATTTTACCAACTTTGCATGCCTTGACTCTAAGGCCTTGGGTCTGACCGCTCACAATGACTGCGCTCAAGAAATTGATGAATCGTTTTTGGATTCGCTTCAAAGCGCTATTATTTATTCCACCAACGAAATGATCTTGACTACAAGCAAAGCCTTTTTAGAAGCTGCTGAAATTTGGTCTGATGAAAACTCTGGATACTTCAACTGGACAACCTTGGGTGATGACCCAGAACCGGGCGTATCCACGCTGAGCCTCACCCCTCAATGCTACAACAGGGTTTTACCTGAGAAGATCACTTACGCCATCCCGTTTTGGACGCTATCAAATTTGAGATCTGATACAAAAGCCCGGCTAGATATGGACGTGAGCAAATCCGAAGCGAAAAAAACTTTCAGCATGCAAATTTCTTTTGAAGGAAATCAAAAAGTGATTCGGGTCTTCGAGCACAAAGAACAGAAGAGTAAACGAATGAGTTCTTTTGACGGCAGAGGATACCCTTACAGTATAGGAGGTCCGTCACTTGCCAACCTGGGAATTTATTCTAACAACGGACCTCATAAAGTGGAGTTAAACCTCCCACCCTGCGAGTCCTTTGCTGACACGTCGCCTTTTTGA
- a CDS encoding TVP38/TMEM64 family protein produces the protein MKTRHKKTATLVILLVVVLAFFYLDGPEALSLHHLKSTQEFWRLYYLDHPILLLSLFFALYVTVTALSLPGATVLGLAAGAIFDFKVGVVIVSFASTMGATLACALSRFLFSDWLKNKWGSHLKNMNQGFAKDGALYLFSLRLMPAVPFFVINAGMGLTPIPLFTFYWVSQISMLPGTMVYVNAGTQLAQIESIHGLMSLRVIGSLTLLGLLPLLGRHLNALIQRRSRS, from the coding sequence ATGAAAACTCGCCACAAAAAAACGGCCACTCTTGTCATTCTACTTGTAGTGGTCCTCGCATTTTTTTACTTGGATGGCCCTGAGGCCTTGAGCCTTCACCACTTGAAATCCACTCAAGAATTTTGGCGACTATATTATTTAGATCACCCTATCCTCCTATTGAGCCTATTTTTTGCACTTTATGTGACGGTCACCGCCTTGTCGCTTCCCGGCGCCACAGTTTTGGGCCTGGCGGCCGGAGCCATTTTTGACTTCAAAGTGGGAGTAGTTATTGTATCTTTTGCCAGCACAATGGGAGCCACATTAGCCTGTGCGTTGAGTCGGTTTTTGTTTTCTGACTGGCTTAAAAACAAATGGGGCTCGCACCTTAAAAATATGAACCAAGGGTTTGCCAAAGATGGTGCGCTCTACCTGTTTAGCCTTCGCCTGATGCCGGCGGTGCCTTTTTTTGTTATTAATGCTGGCATGGGCCTTACGCCTATTCCCCTTTTCACCTTTTATTGGGTCAGTCAGATCAGCATGCTTCCAGGCACCATGGTTTACGTTAACGCAGGCACGCAGCTGGCCCAGATTGAATCTATTCACGGCCTAATGTCACTGCGAGTTATTGGATCCCTCACTTTACTTGGCCTTCTCCCTTTGCTGGGTCGCCATTTGAATGCTCTCATCCAGCGGCGCAGCAGATCGTAA
- a CDS encoding GTP cyclohydrolase I FolE2, protein MKTTHPYMKQMDDNPQGISCPLPDVSHEELPLVGGELERVGMAGIEMPILVSDPSGSISRIPANITAFVSLNQPDAKGIHMSRLYLRLQEIVEEEVFSLKAVKHLLEEFVRVQGGLSNNSFLNVEYTLPVKRPALKSQESGWRQYPVFMGGELTQKGVRLHLGGRVTYSSTCPCSAALARQLIQDQFKKDFGASKQVTAEAVMEWLGQESSIVATPHAQRSWADFKVGLTEQAWNSSPVQFIDDLEKVLVTAVQAAVKRQDEQEFALLNGRNLMFCEDAARRIKKYFTQDSRVQSYWARVDHSESLHPHSAVSEISGEK, encoded by the coding sequence ATGAAAACAACACACCCGTACATGAAACAAATGGACGATAATCCCCAAGGGATCAGTTGCCCGCTTCCGGATGTCTCCCACGAAGAGTTGCCGTTGGTAGGGGGCGAGCTGGAGCGAGTGGGCATGGCCGGCATTGAAATGCCCATTTTGGTATCTGACCCATCGGGTTCCATCTCCCGCATCCCAGCTAATATCACAGCCTTTGTGAGCTTAAATCAGCCGGATGCCAAGGGCATCCATATGTCGAGGCTTTATCTGCGCTTGCAGGAAATTGTTGAAGAAGAAGTGTTCTCTCTTAAGGCCGTCAAACACCTGCTCGAAGAATTTGTGCGGGTGCAAGGGGGTTTGAGCAACAATAGTTTTCTTAACGTTGAGTACACATTGCCGGTGAAGCGACCTGCGTTGAAAAGCCAAGAAAGTGGTTGGCGGCAGTACCCTGTGTTTATGGGGGGAGAGTTAACCCAAAAAGGGGTGCGTTTGCACCTTGGCGGGCGTGTGACTTACTCGAGCACCTGCCCTTGTTCGGCGGCCTTGGCTCGGCAGTTAATTCAAGATCAGTTTAAAAAAGATTTTGGAGCCTCTAAGCAGGTCACGGCTGAGGCCGTGATGGAGTGGCTGGGGCAAGAGTCGTCCATCGTGGCCACACCTCATGCACAACGCAGTTGGGCCGACTTTAAAGTCGGTCTCACTGAACAGGCTTGGAACAGCTCGCCAGTGCAATTTATTGATGATCTTGAGAAGGTCTTGGTGACGGCCGTGCAAGCCGCCGTCAAACGGCAAGATGAGCAGGAGTTCGCGCTGTTGAACGGGCGAAACCTGATGTTTTGTGAAGATGCTGCCCGGCGTATCAAAAAATACTTCACTCAAGACTCACGTGTTCAATCCTATTGGGCGCGGGTGGACCACAGTGAGAGTTTGCATCCGCACAGCGCGGTGAGCGAAATTTCTGGTGAAAAATAA
- a CDS encoding phosphatase PAP2 family protein, which yields MSKDMLETLQSFDESLFLLINKSWVNGAFDVFFPFITDLLKKPWAVMGALPLLLGFWVYKQRGYAIKGIVAALLVVSACDLFSYRVIKSIVKRPRPNHIEALASTVRVPGRPPSPSFPSNHATNMFGLAVVLSWYIPAGFWLFYLYAALVAYSRVYVGVHFPLDVTVGACLGVGVAFLLRKGLFERVKWFQFPRGPSVNLSPR from the coding sequence GTGAGTAAAGATATGTTAGAGACCCTGCAGTCTTTTGATGAGTCCCTGTTTTTGTTGATCAACAAATCTTGGGTGAATGGTGCATTTGATGTATTTTTTCCGTTTATTACGGACCTTTTAAAAAAACCTTGGGCTGTGATGGGGGCCTTGCCCTTGTTGTTGGGATTTTGGGTGTATAAACAGCGGGGATACGCGATCAAGGGCATCGTGGCGGCCCTTCTCGTGGTTTCGGCTTGTGATTTGTTTTCCTACCGGGTGATTAAGTCTATAGTTAAGCGCCCACGGCCCAATCATATCGAGGCCTTGGCGTCCACCGTTCGAGTGCCGGGTCGGCCGCCGAGTCCAAGTTTCCCTTCTAATCACGCCACAAATATGTTTGGCCTGGCCGTGGTTCTTAGCTGGTATATCCCTGCGGGATTTTGGTTATTTTATTTATACGCGGCACTTGTGGCTTATAGCCGGGTTTACGTGGGGGTACATTTTCCACTGGATGTGACTGTGGGCGCCTGTCTCGGCGTGGGCGTGGCGTTTTTATTGCGAAAGGGACTTTTTGAAAGGGTGAAGTGGTTTCAGTTTCCCCGAGGCCCTTCGGTGAATCTGAGCCCCAGGTAA